In Mesorhizobium sp., one DNA window encodes the following:
- a CDS encoding type II toxin-antitoxin system death-on-curing family toxin produces MSREFPTRQVVEALHAEQLRRHGGAQGLRDENALESALHRAENKAAYGAPDVFELAAAYAFALARSHAFVDGNKRTAIVTAMLFLALNGYRMTADNGRVYLFTMALAASEIDEAGAAAFFRDHAESIAQ; encoded by the coding sequence ATGAGTAGGGAATTCCCGACCCGCCAAGTGGTTGAAGCACTCCATGCCGAACAGTTGCGCCGGCATGGAGGGGCGCAAGGTCTGCGCGATGAGAATGCGCTGGAATCCGCACTCCACCGCGCCGAGAACAAAGCCGCGTACGGCGCGCCGGATGTCTTCGAACTGGCCGCTGCCTATGCGTTCGCCCTCGCCCGCAGCCACGCCTTCGTCGATGGCAACAAACGGACGGCAATCGTCACCGCGATGTTGTTCCTTGCTCTGAACGGCTATCGGATGACCGCCGACAACGGACGCGTGTACCTGTTCACGATGGCGCTCGCCGCCAGCGAGATCGACGAGGCCGGCGCGGCTGCGTTCTTCCGCGATCATGCGGAGAGCATCGCGCAGTGA
- a CDS encoding AbrB/MazE/SpoVT family DNA-binding domain-containing protein yields MNTVVRKIGNSEGVILPKDLLERMNLKAGDSLVISEDKGDIVLSRADDTFERQMDAARDIMDRYKVALQKLAE; encoded by the coding sequence ATGAATACCGTTGTTCGTAAGATCGGAAATTCGGAAGGCGTCATCCTTCCGAAGGACCTGCTTGAACGCATGAACCTCAAGGCCGGCGACTCGCTCGTCATATCGGAAGACAAGGGCGATATAGTCCTGTCCAGGGCAGACGATACGTTCGAGCGTCAAATGGATGCCGCGCGCGACATCATGGACCGCTACAAGGTGGCGCTTCAGAAACTCGCGGAATGA
- a CDS encoding asparaginase: protein MTNPVLVEVLRGGRVESRHGGSIAVCDAQSGIFLARGDVARPVFPRSAVKVIQALPLVESGAADAFGFDAKELALACASHSGEVEHAELARKILAKAGFGPDALECGAHWPSSQEATILLARSGATASALHNNCSGKHSGFLCACRHLGLNHRGYVKIGHDYQRLIAATMEEVTGAPHREDNSGTDGCSIPTYAVPLTSLATGFAKLATGEGLAKERASAARRLFAACMAEPFYVAGTGRADTAMMEAGQGRVFVKVGAEGVYCGAVPELGLGFALKIDDGAGRGGEAAVASLLAWLLRADEALAARYAGMACATMKNWNGIEVGQVRGLPFS, encoded by the coding sequence ATGACGAACCCGGTTCTGGTCGAGGTGCTGCGCGGCGGCAGGGTGGAGAGCCGCCACGGCGGTTCGATCGCGGTGTGCGACGCGCAGAGCGGCATCTTCCTCGCCCGCGGCGACGTGGCGCGTCCGGTTTTCCCGCGCTCGGCGGTGAAGGTGATCCAGGCGCTGCCGCTGGTCGAGAGCGGCGCGGCCGACGCCTTCGGCTTCGACGCAAAGGAACTGGCGCTTGCCTGCGCCTCGCACAGCGGCGAGGTCGAGCACGCCGAGCTGGCGCGGAAGATCCTGGCGAAAGCCGGCTTCGGACCGGACGCGCTCGAGTGCGGCGCGCACTGGCCGTCGAGCCAGGAGGCGACGATCCTGCTCGCCCGCTCGGGCGCGACGGCGAGCGCGCTGCACAACAACTGCTCGGGCAAGCATTCGGGCTTCCTCTGCGCCTGCCGCCATCTCGGCCTGAACCACAGGGGCTATGTGAAGATCGGCCACGACTACCAGCGCCTGATCGCCGCGACGATGGAGGAGGTGACGGGTGCGCCGCACCGCGAGGACAATTCCGGCACCGACGGCTGCTCGATCCCGACCTATGCGGTGCCGCTGACCAGCCTCGCCACCGGCTTCGCCAAGCTGGCGACGGGCGAGGGACTGGCGAAGGAACGCGCCAGCGCCGCGCGGAGATTGTTTGCTGCCTGCATGGCCGAGCCGTTCTACGTTGCCGGCACCGGCCGGGCGGATACCGCGATGATGGAAGCCGGCCAGGGACGCGTCTTCGTCAAGGTCGGGGCCGAGGGCGTCTATTGCGGCGCGGTGCCGGAGCTCGGCCTCGGCTTCGCGCTGAAGATCGATGACGGCGCGGGACGCGGCGGGGAGGCGGCGGTGGCGTCGCTGCTCGCCTGGCTGCTCAGGGCCGACGAGGCGCTCGCGGCGCGCTATGCCGGGATGGCTTGCGCGACGATGAAGAACTGGAACGGCATCGAGGTCGGGCAGGTGAGGGGCCTGCCGTTCAGCTGA
- a CDS encoding TIGR03808 family TAT-translocated repetitive protein — translation MLDRRRFLAASAGFAAGGLALPASASSLFSEPMLAAMRGSINASELGVHPAAFDDQSRAFSAMLDKASDGDQAVFLPPGQYNLSNITLPRRVRLSGVPGATRLVYAGDGHMLAAEGADHLEFTGLLIDGANRWLGDTAQGLIDARGVATFVLDNCRIIGSSRNGLALERVSGRVERSEISGAADAAIWSVEAGRMRIAGNTVIDCGNGGILVHRWQPGEDGTIVTGNRVERILARSGGTGQNGNGINVFRAGNVIVSDNQIADCAFSAIRSNSGGNVQIAGNTCLRSGETAIYSEFAFEGAVIAGNIVDGAANGISVVNFNEGGRLASVTGNLVRNLSATGPYPADPPGFGVGISVEADASVSGNVVEGAPLYGINIGWGPFMRNVVATGNVVRDAGEGIAVSVVEGTGSAIITDNVIDGALRDAIVGHRWAEAVTGDLAKEGTDLPGLTVERNRVS, via the coding sequence ATGCTGGACAGACGCCGTTTCCTCGCCGCCTCCGCCGGCTTCGCCGCGGGCGGCCTGGCGCTGCCCGCTTCCGCCTCCAGCCTGTTTTCCGAGCCGATGCTCGCCGCCATGCGCGGCTCGATCAACGCTTCCGAACTCGGCGTGCACCCGGCCGCCTTCGACGACCAGAGCCGCGCCTTCTCGGCGATGCTCGACAAGGCGTCGGACGGGGACCAGGCGGTGTTCCTGCCGCCCGGCCAGTACAATCTCTCCAACATCACCCTGCCGCGCCGTGTGCGCCTTTCCGGCGTGCCGGGCGCCACCCGCCTCGTCTATGCCGGCGACGGCCACATGCTGGCGGCGGAAGGGGCGGACCATCTCGAATTCACCGGCCTTCTGATCGACGGCGCCAACCGCTGGCTCGGCGACACCGCGCAAGGGCTGATCGACGCGCGCGGCGTCGCCACCTTCGTCCTCGACAATTGCCGGATCATCGGTTCGTCCCGGAACGGCCTTGCTCTGGAGCGCGTGTCGGGCCGCGTCGAGCGCAGCGAGATTTCGGGCGCCGCGGATGCCGCAATCTGGAGCGTCGAAGCCGGCCGCATGCGGATCGCCGGCAATACGGTGATCGACTGCGGCAACGGCGGCATCCTCGTCCACCGCTGGCAGCCGGGCGAGGACGGCACGATCGTCACCGGCAACCGGGTCGAGCGGATTCTCGCCCGCTCCGGCGGCACAGGCCAGAACGGCAACGGCATCAACGTCTTCCGCGCCGGCAACGTCATCGTTTCGGACAACCAGATCGCCGACTGCGCCTTTTCGGCGATCCGCTCCAATTCGGGCGGCAACGTCCAGATCGCGGGCAATACCTGCCTGCGCTCCGGCGAGACGGCGATCTACTCCGAATTCGCCTTCGAGGGCGCGGTAATCGCCGGCAACATCGTCGATGGCGCCGCCAACGGCATCTCGGTCGTCAACTTCAACGAGGGCGGGCGGCTGGCTTCCGTCACCGGCAATCTCGTGCGCAACCTCTCCGCAACCGGTCCCTACCCTGCCGATCCGCCGGGCTTCGGCGTCGGCATCTCGGTCGAGGCCGACGCATCGGTCAGCGGCAACGTGGTCGAGGGCGCGCCGCTCTACGGCATCAACATCGGCTGGGGCCCGTTCATGCGCAACGTGGTCGCCACCGGCAACGTCGTCCGCGACGCCGGCGAAGGCATCGCCGTCTCGGTGGTCGAGGGCACCGGCTCGGCAATCATCACCGACAACGTCATCGACGGTGCCTTGCGCGACGCGATCGTCGGCCACCGCTGGGCCGAGGCCGTTACCGGCGATCTTGCCAAGGAGGGCACCGACCTGCCCGGCCTGACGGTGGAGCGCAACCGGGTCAGCTGA
- a CDS encoding DUF3750 domain-containing protein, with the protein MKLLKLLLLFVLLVFVTPAVATAGWWILKDRPGNWSSADWSSSGVLPRADSDRDAAVYVLAARTGGLKGAFSLHSWIVTKKPGAASYDRYDKVGWGSPIRRNSRPADGRWYSNEPYIVHEVTGKAAASLVPKVEAAIASYPYSKPGDYHVWPGPNSNSFVAHVLRSVPELGATMPPNATGRDFAAGFGAIGWSSATGDFHATLHGLAGLSLGATSGLELHLMGLVAGIDVARPALKIPAYGRWDIF; encoded by the coding sequence TTGAAACTGCTCAAGCTTCTCCTCCTGTTCGTCCTGCTCGTCTTCGTCACGCCGGCTGTCGCCACCGCGGGATGGTGGATACTGAAGGACCGGCCGGGCAACTGGAGCTCCGCCGACTGGTCGTCCTCGGGCGTGCTGCCCAGGGCCGACAGCGACCGCGATGCCGCTGTCTACGTGCTCGCCGCGCGGACCGGCGGTCTCAAGGGCGCCTTCTCGCTGCATAGCTGGATCGTCACCAAGAAGCCGGGAGCGGCCTCCTATGACCGCTACGACAAGGTCGGCTGGGGTTCGCCGATCCGCAGGAACAGCCGGCCCGCCGACGGGCGCTGGTATTCCAACGAACCGTATATCGTTCATGAGGTCACCGGAAAGGCAGCCGCGTCTCTGGTACCGAAAGTCGAGGCTGCGATTGCCTCCTATCCCTATTCGAAACCCGGCGACTACCATGTCTGGCCGGGTCCCAACTCGAACAGTTTCGTCGCGCATGTACTGCGCAGCGTTCCCGAACTCGGCGCGACGATGCCGCCCAATGCGACCGGCCGCGACTTCGCCGCCGGCTTTGGCGCGATCGGCTGGTCCTCCGCCACCGGCGATTTCCATGCCACGCTGCACGGTCTCGCCGGCCTGTCGCTCGGCGCGACCAGCGGGCTGGAACTGCATCTCATGGGCCTGGTGGCCGGGATCGACGTCGCCCGGCCCGCGCTTAAGATCCCTGCCTACGGGCGCTGGGATATCTTCTGA
- the greA gene encoding transcription elongation factor GreA, translated as MSRAFTKEDDDTEAIAMVGERPVSPHRNLVTPEGLRQIEAEMARLRDELTHAEKAAERVAVATILRDLRYWTARRESAELSEPEPGGDVVRFGMSVTIEGEDGARKTWRIVGEDEADAAKGSVSHVSPMAQALFGKRVGDVVTVAGREWELVALG; from the coding sequence ATGAGCCGCGCATTTACCAAGGAAGACGACGACACCGAAGCCATCGCCATGGTCGGCGAGCGGCCGGTGAGCCCGCACCGCAATCTCGTGACGCCCGAGGGTTTGAGGCAGATCGAGGCCGAGATGGCCAGGCTGCGCGACGAGCTTACCCATGCGGAGAAGGCGGCGGAACGGGTCGCGGTGGCGACCATCCTGCGCGACCTGCGCTACTGGACGGCGCGGCGCGAGAGCGCGGAACTGTCCGAGCCGGAGCCGGGCGGCGACGTCGTCCGCTTCGGCATGAGCGTTACCATCGAGGGCGAGGACGGCGCGCGAAAAACCTGGCGCATCGTCGGCGAGGACGAGGCCGACGCGGCCAAAGGCTCGGTCAGCCATGTCTCGCCGATGGCACAGGCGCTGTTCGGCAAGCGGGTCGGCGATGTCGTGACGGTGGCGGGCAGGGAGTGGGAACTGGTCGCGTTGGGGTGA